The Deltaproteobacteria bacterium nucleotide sequence GCATTCAGCGCAATTTGAACCGGCGCATGGTGCTCGAAGATCTGTTATTCAATGTTGTGGGAGCACGCTGATGGACCCGGTCTACATCACCACGCCGCTTTATTATGTGAATGGCGAGCCGCATCTGGGCAGCGCCTACACGATGATTATCACCGATACTCTGACGCGCTACTACCGGCAGAGCGGCCGCGAGACTTTCTATCTGACCGGCACCGACGAGCACGGCGACAAGATCGCTCAGGCGGCGGCGCAGGCCGGCAAGACGCCCAAGAAATTCACCGATCAGATCAGCGCGACTTTTCAGGCGGCGTGGGATAGCTGCGGTTTTGCCTACGATCATTTTATTCGCACCACGGATCAAGCGCATATCGATTTCGTCAAAGGGCTGCTGCAGCGCGTGCATGACGCCGGCGACATCTACTTTGACCGCTACGGCGGCCTCTACTGCGTTGGCTGCGAGCGGTTTCTGACTGAGAAAGAGTTGGTCGACGGCAAGTGTCCGGATCATCGCACCGAGCCCCAGCGCATCGAAGAAGAAAACTACTTTTTTCGCATGGGGAAGTATCAAGAACGGCTGCTGCAGCATATCGAGAGCCATGCGGATTTTATCCGCCCCGAAGGTTTTAAAAACGAAGTCATCGCCATGCTGCGCGAGCCGATTGGCGATTTGTGCATTTCGCGGCCGAAGAGCCGTTTGACCTGGGGCATCGAGTTGCCCTTTGACGCCAATTACGTGACCTACGTGTGGTTCGACGCATTGATTAACTACGTCAGCGCGCTCAAAGGCAAAGGCGATGCATTCTTCGAGAAGTTCTGGCCACAGGCGCAGCACTTCATCGGCAAGGACATCGTCAAACCGCACGGAGTTTTCTGGCCGACGATGTTGATGGCAGCAGGCTTGCCGCTCTACAAACATCTCAATGTCCACGGCTTTTGGACCAGTGAAGGGCAGAAGATGTCAAAGAGCTTGGGCAATGTCGTGGCGCCGTTGGAGCTAAAGGAAAAGTTCGGCATGGATGCGTTTCGCTATTTCGTGCTGCGCGAAAGTGTCTTTGGCCAGGATGCGGACTTCCGGCAAGATAATTTGATCGGCCGCTTTAACTCCGACCTGGCCAATAATCTTGGCAACTTTGTCAGCCGTGCGCTGGCGATGCAGCAGAAATACTTCGCCGGAATTATCCAGCCCCTGAGTGGCAATTGGCCAGACGAAGATCGCGAGCTGCAGAGCAAGTTCGCCCAGGTCGAAGCCGAACAGGAAAAGTTCATGGCGGAGTTGCAATTCCACCGGGCGCTGGAGGCGATCTGGGCGGCGCTCGATCATGCCAATCGCTACGTCGTCCAGACGGCGCCGTTTACGCTATACAAAGACGAAGACAAACGGCCGCGCGTGGGGGCGATCTTGCACCAATTAATGGAGGTCATTCGCTCGCTCGCGCGTTTGTTGGCG carries:
- the metG gene encoding methionine--tRNA ligase, encoding MARALRASRRRWGAHSAQFEPAHGARRSVIQCCGSTLMDPVYITTPLYYVNGEPHLGSAYTMIITDTLTRYYRQSGRETFYLTGTDEHGDKIAQAAAQAGKTPKKFTDQISATFQAAWDSCGFAYDHFIRTTDQAHIDFVKGLLQRVHDAGDIYFDRYGGLYCVGCERFLTEKELVDGKCPDHRTEPQRIEEENYFFRMGKYQERLLQHIESHADFIRPEGFKNEVIAMLREPIGDLCISRPKSRLTWGIELPFDANYVTYVWFDALINYVSALKGKGDAFFEKFWPQAQHFIGKDIVKPHGVFWPTMLMAAGLPLYKHLNVHGFWTSEGQKMSKSLGNVVAPLELKEKFGMDAFRYFVLRESVFGQDADFRQDNLIGRFNSDLANNLGNFVSRALAMQQKYFAGIIQPLSGNWPDEDRELQSKFAQVEAEQEKFMAELQFHRALEAIWAALDHANRYVVQTAPFTLYKDEDKRPRVGAILHQLMEVIRSLARLLAPFMPDTAKELGVLLDLSAATARPQAAWGKCFTDGHAVKTTKGLFPRIETDKKK